In a single window of the Terriglobia bacterium genome:
- a CDS encoding flippase, producing the protein MNSTETTSAIHVDVSGRTLARNTALNLTGRVAPLVVAIATVPYVIHHLGPDRYGLLSLAWIVVGYFALFNLGMGPATTKFVAELLGKGEAGKLPQLVWTALACQTCMGLAGGIVLAAASPFLVERVLKIPPGLHAEAHLVLLIMAALLPFDFASGSMQGVLGASQRFDLLTAVSLPASTLSYLLPVVVLALGYGLPAIVLVLALARLASLAVVTVICLRLYPALRRVRFDFRLVRSLLGFGGWVTVTSAVGPILTYFDRFLIGAVVSVAAVGYYAPPFMIATKMWILPTSLVATLFPAFSTSAGRGDGEWIRRTLVRSLKFLILIVGPTALLMVFFARPFLTLWLGTQYADEGALVLQIMALAVFVNSLAWVLFSLLQGLGRPDIPAKLHLAELPFYLLLVWFLATRFGLPGAAFAWALRVTFELAYYLVWACWLTRTPARLLAGRDVRRSLATLLALALGLVLLWTSTHVLIAEAAFAALLGGGFLLAAWRYVLNLEEKWQIRLLLKLAR; encoded by the coding sequence ATGAATTCAACTGAAACAACATCCGCCATCCACGTTGATGTCAGCGGACGAACGCTGGCCCGCAACACGGCGCTGAACCTTACGGGCCGCGTAGCGCCTCTCGTGGTGGCGATTGCCACCGTCCCATACGTGATCCATCACCTGGGCCCTGACCGTTACGGCTTGCTCTCGCTGGCCTGGATCGTGGTGGGTTATTTCGCGCTTTTCAACCTGGGCATGGGCCCGGCCACCACCAAGTTTGTGGCGGAACTTCTGGGCAAGGGGGAAGCCGGGAAGCTGCCGCAGCTTGTGTGGACGGCGCTGGCCTGCCAGACGTGCATGGGCCTCGCGGGCGGCATTGTGCTGGCCGCCGCTTCGCCCTTCCTGGTGGAGCGCGTGCTCAAGATTCCCCCCGGCCTCCACGCCGAGGCGCACCTTGTCCTGCTGATCATGGCCGCCCTTCTGCCCTTTGACTTTGCCAGCGGCTCGATGCAGGGCGTGCTGGGGGCCTCGCAGCGCTTTGACCTGCTCACCGCCGTCAGCCTTCCCGCCAGCACGCTCAGTTATCTATTGCCCGTCGTTGTCCTGGCGCTGGGGTACGGGCTGCCGGCCATCGTCCTCGTCCTGGCGCTGGCGCGCCTTGCCTCCCTCGCGGTGGTCACGGTAATTTGCCTGCGTCTCTATCCGGCGCTGCGCCGCGTCCGCTTCGATTTCCGGCTCGTCCGGTCGCTGCTGGGTTTCGGCGGCTGGGTCACGGTCACCAGCGCCGTCGGGCCCATCCTCACTTACTTTGACCGTTTTCTCATCGGCGCCGTCGTTTCCGTTGCCGCCGTCGGCTATTACGCGCCTCCTTTCATGATCGCGACAAAGATGTGGATCCTTCCCACCAGCCTCGTGGCCACGCTTTTTCCCGCCTTCAGCACGTCCGCCGGGCGCGGAGACGGTGAGTGGATCAGGCGCACGCTCGTCCGCTCGCTCAAATTCCTGATCCTGATCGTCGGCCCGACTGCGCTGCTGATGGTCTTCTTCGCCCGGCCGTTCCTCACCCTATGGCTGGGCACACAATATGCGGACGAAGGCGCACTGGTGCTCCAGATCATGGCCCTGGCTGTTTTTGTCAACTCGCTGGCCTGGGTCCTCTTCAGCCTTCTGCAGGGCCTTGGCCGGCCCGACATTCCGGCCAAGCTCCACCTGGCGGAACTTCCTTTCTATCTCCTCCTGGTCTGGTTCCTGGCCACGCGCTTCGGCCTGCCGGGCGCGGCGTTTGCCTGGGCGTTGCGCGTCACCTTCGAGCTGGCTTACTACCTTGTTTGGGCCTGCTGGCTCACGCGGACGCCGGCGCGGCTGCTGGCGGGCAGAGACGTAAGGCGAAGCCTTGCAACCCTGCTGGCGCTGGCCCTGGGGCTCGTGCTTCTGTGGACTTCAACTCACGTTTTGATTGCCGAAGCGGCCTTCGCCGCGCTTCTCGGCGGCGGTTTCCTGCTGGCCGCCTGGCGCTACGTTCTTAATCTCGAAGAAAAATGGCAGATCAGGCTCCTGCTCAAACTGGCGCGCTGA
- a CDS encoding polysaccharide biosynthesis/export family protein, translating to METMMHKWNPDRKVWMVTAECLESILPWLRTVCPGGIAAATAATLGVFLALGTPVRAQSPSSLVSGPSSSTLQPPSQQQEMPTPAPIPSPMSAPPEYRIGTGDVLGIVIYDMPELNRTAVVGSQGALVLSYFPQPLEINGKTTLQVGQDVASELKQLQILLDPQVSVTVIRVESKPVVVGGSVRNPQVLQEMRPLTLQEVLMLAGGPEQGAGNSVLVTRDDGTGNAVAYDLSLKKVLSGTDPKFNIPVSPGDTVQVLPDQKVFVAGDVKNPGSFMLGRGEKLTISKLMALTGGWKPTAKPGSAVIVRDDADGKRQTVPLDLPKIMERKAPDVTLEANDLVYVPGSAGKKLGLTVLNGVGAGAMVATGYLIIRH from the coding sequence ATGGAGACGATGATGCATAAGTGGAACCCTGATCGAAAAGTATGGATGGTCACGGCAGAGTGTCTCGAATCAATTCTTCCCTGGCTGCGCACGGTCTGCCCCGGAGGAATTGCTGCCGCCACGGCCGCGACGCTTGGCGTCTTCCTGGCGCTGGGGACTCCCGTGCGGGCTCAATCACCCTCCTCCCTCGTGTCCGGGCCATCATCATCCACCCTGCAGCCACCGTCGCAGCAGCAGGAAATGCCAACACCGGCGCCTATTCCGTCTCCCATGAGCGCTCCTCCTGAGTATCGGATTGGGACCGGCGACGTCCTGGGGATCGTTATTTATGACATGCCTGAGCTCAATCGAACCGCTGTCGTGGGATCACAGGGGGCGCTCGTGCTTTCTTATTTCCCGCAGCCACTCGAAATCAACGGAAAAACGACGCTGCAAGTCGGGCAGGACGTTGCTTCGGAACTGAAGCAACTCCAAATACTGCTGGATCCTCAGGTAAGCGTGACAGTCATCAGAGTGGAAAGCAAGCCAGTCGTCGTGGGTGGGAGCGTCAGGAATCCGCAGGTGCTACAGGAAATGCGACCTCTGACCCTGCAGGAAGTGCTGATGCTTGCGGGCGGTCCCGAGCAGGGGGCCGGGAACAGCGTGCTCGTGACTCGAGACGACGGAACTGGAAACGCCGTCGCATATGATCTTTCGCTCAAGAAAGTGCTTTCCGGGACCGATCCAAAATTCAACATCCCGGTCAGCCCTGGGGACACCGTACAGGTCCTGCCCGATCAGAAAGTCTTCGTCGCCGGGGACGTCAAGAATCCCGGATCGTTCATGCTGGGCCGTGGCGAGAAGCTTACCATATCCAAGCTGATGGCGTTGACAGGCGGGTGGAAACCCACCGCCAAACCCGGCAGTGCCGTGATCGTGCGCGACGATGCGGACGGGAAACGGCAAACGGTGCCGCTGGACCTGCCGAAGATCATGGAGCGCAAGGCGCCGGATGTGACCCTCGAAGCGAATGACCTGGTCTACGTGCCGGGGAGCGCGGGGAAGAAGTTAGGGCTAACAGTGCTCAACGGTGTGGGGGCCGGAGCCATGGTGGCCACCGGTTACCTCATCATAAGACATTAG
- a CDS encoding polysaccharide biosynthesis tyrosine autokinase: MNFNITQRSDAGLRHSSQEAGTPLAPDNQKTSWSFPTDPAISLVLSRYWGAIRRHALKIAIFVAATLLFTGAILLRLPKKYESTCVIRLDPSVPVSVVSNQPGGGQDSDVLFATATKEITTPAVVTPIVEKLGLWAPPGDNSSTDVPPSFVAGITRNIKTSQEPGTYLLNVSYRSSSPDQAAAVANALAEQFIEHEYDTRNSALVSLTQYMREQIKELGQRMKESQVALDAFERENNIINPDSTSSLMNQQLSSLQQDLGQEQAKQRTLEANLALAKEGTLDALLVSDRGDSLAALIQAQQQSQLQLDVLSSKYGPGNYLFQQKQRELAHINSSVEKAQQHILAQISAQARAQAVQVRLTERQLADAKGQLEEFNRKNVQFQILKHQADTDQLIYSDLLQRVDAADVSAGYHSTALRIIDAATPNPSPVYPRTKETLILALLLSGMLGVVGAVTADGLDQTLRDPRAVPSELGTGLLGSLPEVRNGTEIKSLLMPASVTESQDANADGTPFAESLLGIRSTLLLGASGSPMRALAVISSRPEEGKTTVAMTLAMSMAALGRRTVLVDGDLRRPQVHRVLDISNRLGLSSILQDHATLEEAVVPGGIDRLSILPAGPLSINAREHIAARIGEVIEELKTRFEIVVIDTPPMLGFADGLNVASVADASLLVVRAGRTSRDCVQMVIDQLRQVRAQLAGIVLNGVTPEMSHHYYYYHDGYHSYRAHRNGNDGDDDA, from the coding sequence ATGAATTTTAACATCACTCAGAGATCAGACGCAGGATTGCGGCACTCAAGCCAGGAAGCCGGAACGCCATTGGCGCCGGACAACCAGAAAACATCCTGGAGTTTTCCCACAGATCCGGCCATTAGTCTGGTACTCTCGCGCTATTGGGGCGCGATCCGTCGTCACGCCCTGAAGATCGCCATCTTTGTGGCGGCAACACTGCTCTTCACCGGCGCCATCCTGTTGCGCCTGCCCAAGAAGTACGAATCGACATGCGTCATCCGGTTGGACCCTTCCGTCCCGGTAAGCGTGGTCAGCAACCAGCCCGGCGGGGGCCAGGACAGCGACGTGCTGTTTGCTACAGCTACGAAGGAAATTACTACGCCCGCCGTGGTAACGCCGATTGTCGAGAAACTCGGACTATGGGCACCTCCTGGGGACAATTCTTCAACAGATGTTCCTCCTTCGTTCGTGGCGGGAATTACCAGAAACATTAAGACCAGCCAGGAACCTGGAACGTATCTTCTAAACGTGTCGTACCGCTCATCTTCCCCGGACCAGGCGGCGGCAGTGGCCAATGCCCTGGCCGAGCAGTTCATCGAGCACGAGTATGACACGCGCAACAGCGCTCTTGTAAGTCTGACCCAGTACATGCGAGAGCAGATCAAAGAACTTGGCCAGCGTATGAAGGAAAGCCAGGTCGCTCTCGATGCGTTTGAGCGCGAAAACAATATTATCAACCCGGACAGCACTTCCAGCCTGATGAACCAGCAGCTTTCATCTCTGCAACAAGATCTCGGCCAGGAGCAGGCGAAGCAGCGCACGCTCGAAGCCAACCTCGCGCTTGCAAAAGAGGGAACCCTCGACGCTCTTCTCGTCTCCGACCGGGGTGATTCGCTGGCTGCTCTTATCCAGGCGCAGCAGCAGTCACAGCTGCAGCTTGACGTCCTGTCTTCAAAGTATGGGCCGGGAAACTACCTTTTCCAACAAAAACAGCGTGAACTGGCCCACATCAATAGCTCGGTTGAGAAAGCACAACAGCACATCCTGGCGCAAATCAGCGCCCAGGCCCGCGCCCAGGCGGTTCAGGTAAGGTTGACGGAGCGCCAGTTGGCCGATGCCAAAGGCCAGCTCGAAGAATTCAACCGCAAGAACGTACAATTCCAGATTCTCAAGCACCAGGCCGATACTGACCAGCTGATTTACTCTGACCTGCTTCAGCGGGTGGATGCCGCTGACGTCAGCGCCGGCTATCATTCGACTGCGCTGCGAATTATCGATGCGGCCACGCCCAACCCTTCTCCCGTTTACCCGCGCACCAAGGAGACGCTCATACTGGCCCTGCTCCTGTCCGGGATGCTGGGCGTGGTGGGCGCAGTTACGGCCGACGGATTGGACCAGACGTTGCGCGATCCCAGGGCGGTCCCCTCCGAACTGGGCACGGGGCTTTTGGGTTCCCTGCCAGAGGTGCGAAACGGCACCGAGATCAAATCGCTGCTGATGCCCGCGAGTGTCACAGAGAGCCAGGACGCGAATGCGGATGGCACGCCCTTCGCAGAATCGCTCCTGGGAATCCGGTCCACTCTTCTTCTCGGGGCCTCCGGCAGCCCCATGCGTGCCCTGGCCGTCATCAGTTCCAGACCTGAAGAAGGGAAGACAACCGTGGCGATGACTCTCGCCATGTCTATGGCCGCGCTTGGCAGGCGCACTGTGCTTGTGGACGGCGATCTCCGCCGGCCCCAGGTGCACAGGGTCCTCGACATCTCCAACCGCCTGGGCCTGAGTTCCATTTTGCAGGACCATGCGACGCTTGAGGAGGCCGTGGTTCCCGGAGGGATTGATCGATTGAGCATCCTGCCCGCGGGCCCTCTTTCCATCAATGCGCGGGAACATATTGCAGCCCGGATCGGGGAAGTGATTGAGGAGCTCAAAACGCGGTTCGAGATCGTCGTGATCGATACGCCTCCCATGCTGGGCTTTGCCGATGGGTTGAACGTGGCCAGTGTGGCGGACGCCTCCCTTTTGGTAGTGCGGGCAGGACGGACCTCCCGCGATTGCGTGCAGATGGTAATCGACCAGCTACGCCAGGTCCGCGCACAGCTCGCCGGCATCGTCCTCAACGGCGTCACGCCGGAGATGAGCCACCACTATTACTACTACCACGACGGGTATCACTCTTACCGCGCCCATAGGAATGGAAACGATGGAGACGATGATGCATAA
- a CDS encoding dTDP-4-dehydrorhamnose 3,5-epimerase family protein produces MEGTTLTNLSGIDQPKPESSERRLIGERAGLRLVLPHHEHAGIGDVIGSLRSSRLIAGVELEPMVQWPDDRGCFTELFRFGAPGVAQEFNPQSVREIQVSFTVSYPGVIKAIHYHFAQTDLWAPLAGMFQVFLCDLRDDSPSWGCINTLFIGTQRPWKVRIPPGVAHGYKVIGEGPAQLLYATDHFYDPADEGRIAFDDPEINYDWIRRPR; encoded by the coding sequence ATGGAGGGAACCACGCTGACAAACTTATCAGGAATCGACCAGCCGAAGCCAGAGTCGTCTGAGAGGCGGCTGATCGGCGAGCGCGCGGGGCTGCGTCTTGTACTGCCACACCACGAGCACGCCGGGATTGGCGACGTGATCGGCAGTCTGCGATCTTCCCGGCTGATCGCTGGCGTTGAACTCGAACCGATGGTCCAGTGGCCGGACGACCGCGGTTGCTTCACCGAACTCTTTCGCTTTGGCGCGCCCGGTGTCGCGCAGGAGTTCAACCCTCAGAGCGTCCGTGAGATTCAGGTTTCATTCACCGTTTCTTATCCCGGCGTGATCAAGGCGATCCATTACCACTTTGCCCAAACCGACCTGTGGGCCCCGCTGGCGGGCATGTTCCAGGTTTTTCTATGCGATCTTCGAGACGATTCACCCAGTTGGGGTTGCATCAACACTTTGTTCATCGGCACGCAGCGTCCCTGGAAGGTTCGGATCCCGCCGGGCGTTGCCCATGGCTATAAGGTCATCGGCGAGGGTCCTGCCCAACTTCTCTATGCAACCGACCATTTCTACGACCCGGCCGACGAAGGCCGGATAGCTTTCGATGACCCGGAGATCAATTACGATTGGATTCGAAGACCACGCTAG
- the rfbD gene encoding dTDP-4-dehydrorhamnose reductase has product MRILVTGAGGMLAHALVPVLEQDHEVCGLTRKDCDLCDENRVRKMFLRQQPDMVVHLAAFTNVDGCELDPERAKAWNGLATLNVAKAAAKIEAALLYTSTDYVFDGQAIRPYSEDAQANPLSVYGKTKLMGEKYVQEMVERSFIVRTSWLYGSGGRNFVSTVLGLARETSELRVVNDQRGSPTYTRHLAEKLAALVMTREYGIYNMTASGDCTWFEFARKILDSYGLQETHVVPISTSECNRPALRPAYSVLANQRLSSMGMGPLPHWEEGLENYLAEIRDGGNHADKLIRNRPAEARVV; this is encoded by the coding sequence ATGCGCATCCTTGTGACTGGGGCAGGTGGGATGCTGGCACACGCCCTGGTCCCTGTTCTTGAGCAAGATCACGAGGTGTGCGGGCTCACCAGAAAAGACTGCGACCTCTGTGATGAGAACAGGGTCCGCAAAATGTTTCTGCGCCAACAACCTGACATGGTGGTCCATCTCGCCGCTTTCACCAATGTTGATGGTTGCGAACTCGATCCAGAAAGAGCAAAGGCCTGGAACGGGCTTGCGACGCTCAATGTTGCCAAGGCGGCCGCGAAGATCGAGGCCGCGCTTTTATACACAAGCACCGACTATGTTTTCGACGGCCAGGCAATCCGGCCGTATTCCGAAGATGCCCAAGCCAATCCCCTCAGCGTCTATGGAAAAACAAAGCTGATGGGAGAAAAGTACGTGCAGGAGATGGTTGAGCGTTCCTTCATTGTCCGGACGTCGTGGCTCTACGGCAGCGGCGGGAGGAATTTTGTCTCGACGGTCCTGGGACTGGCGCGCGAGACATCTGAGCTCCGCGTTGTCAATGACCAGCGAGGATCGCCGACCTATACCAGACATCTGGCAGAAAAGCTGGCGGCACTCGTAATGACCCGCGAGTATGGCATCTATAACATGACGGCAAGTGGAGATTGCACGTGGTTCGAGTTCGCCCGGAAGATCCTGGATTCGTATGGCCTTCAAGAAACTCACGTGGTCCCCATCTCTACATCGGAATGCAACCGCCCCGCCCTCAGGCCTGCCTATTCTGTCCTTGCGAACCAGCGGCTCAGTTCAATGGGCATGGGACCCTTGCCGCATTGGGAGGAAGGACTGGAGAACTACCTCGCGGAAATTCGTGATGGAGGGAACCACGCTGACAAACTTATCAGGAATCGACCAGCCGAAGCCAGAGTCGTCTGA